The Nycticebus coucang isolate mNycCou1 chromosome 2, mNycCou1.pri, whole genome shotgun sequence genome includes a window with the following:
- the EXOSC3 gene encoding exosome complex component RRP40 isoform X1, protein MVVLAMAETVSVAAESLTGCRTRAARTVLNQVVLPGEELLLPEQEDVEGPGGGRERPLRLNAGTRSRVRVVCGPGLRRSGDRLLVTKCGRLRHKEPGSGSGGGIYWVDSQQKRYVPVKGDHVIGIVTAKSGDIFKVDVGGSEPASLSYLAFEGATKRNRPNVQVGDLIYGQFVVANKDMEPEMVCIDSCGRANGMGVIGHDGLLFKVTLGLIRKLLAPDCEIIQEVGKLYPLEIVFGMNGRIWVKAKTIQQTLILANILEACEHMTADQRKQIFSRLAES, encoded by the exons ATGGTGGTGCTTGCGATGGCTGAAACCGTGTCTGTTGCGGCCGAATCTCTCACTGGTTGCAGGACGCGGGCGGCACGCACAGTACTAAATCAAGTAGTGCTCCCGGGTGAGGAACTTCTTCTCCCGGAGCAGGAGGACGTAGAAGGCCCTGGTGGTGGAAGGGAGCGGCCGTTGCGCTTGAATGCTGGAACACGCTCACGGGTACGCGTAGTGTGCGGCCCCGGCTTGCGGCGTTCTGGTGACCGTCTCCTGGTCACCAAGTGCGGCCGCCTCCGTCACAAGGAGCCCGGCAGCGGCAGCGGTGGTGGCATTTACTGGGTTGACTCTCAGCAGAAACGG tatGTTCCTGTGAAAGGAGACCATGTGATTGGCATTGTGACAGCTAAGTCTGGAGATATATTCAAAGTTGATGTTGGAGGAAGTGAGCCAGCTTCTTTGTCTTACTTGGCATTTGAAGGTGCAACTAAAAGAAACAGACCAAATGTGCAG GTTGGAGATCTCATCTATGGGCAATTTGTAGTTGCTAATAAGGATATGGAACCAGAGATGGTCTGTATTGATAGCTGTGGACGGGCCAATGGAATGGGTGTGATTGGGCACGATGGTCTGCTCTTTAAAGTGACATTGGGTCTAATTAGAAA GCTATTAGCTCCAGACTGTGAAATCATACAAGAAGTGGGTAAACTGTATCCACTGGAGATAGTATTCGGAATGAATGGAAGAATATGGGTTAAGGCAAAAACTATTCAGCAGACTTTAATTTTGGCAAATATTTTGGAAGCTTGTGAACACATGACAGCagatcaaagaaaacaaatcttcTCCAGATTGGCAGAAAGTTGA
- the EXOSC3 gene encoding exosome complex component RRP40 isoform X2, giving the protein MVVLAMAETVSVAAESLTGCRTRAARTVLNQVVLPGEELLLPEQEDVEGPGGGRERPLRLNAGTRSRYVPVKGDHVIGIVTAKSGDIFKVDVGGSEPASLSYLAFEGATKRNRPNVQVGDLIYGQFVVANKDMEPEMVCIDSCGRANGMGVIGHDGLLFKVTLGLIRKLLAPDCEIIQEVGKLYPLEIVFGMNGRIWVKAKTIQQTLILANILEACEHMTADQRKQIFSRLAES; this is encoded by the exons ATGGTGGTGCTTGCGATGGCTGAAACCGTGTCTGTTGCGGCCGAATCTCTCACTGGTTGCAGGACGCGGGCGGCACGCACAGTACTAAATCAAGTAGTGCTCCCGGGTGAGGAACTTCTTCTCCCGGAGCAGGAGGACGTAGAAGGCCCTGGTGGTGGAAGGGAGCGGCCGTTGCGCTTGAATGCTGGAACACGCTCACGG tatGTTCCTGTGAAAGGAGACCATGTGATTGGCATTGTGACAGCTAAGTCTGGAGATATATTCAAAGTTGATGTTGGAGGAAGTGAGCCAGCTTCTTTGTCTTACTTGGCATTTGAAGGTGCAACTAAAAGAAACAGACCAAATGTGCAG GTTGGAGATCTCATCTATGGGCAATTTGTAGTTGCTAATAAGGATATGGAACCAGAGATGGTCTGTATTGATAGCTGTGGACGGGCCAATGGAATGGGTGTGATTGGGCACGATGGTCTGCTCTTTAAAGTGACATTGGGTCTAATTAGAAA GCTATTAGCTCCAGACTGTGAAATCATACAAGAAGTGGGTAAACTGTATCCACTGGAGATAGTATTCGGAATGAATGGAAGAATATGGGTTAAGGCAAAAACTATTCAGCAGACTTTAATTTTGGCAAATATTTTGGAAGCTTGTGAACACATGACAGCagatcaaagaaaacaaatcttcTCCAGATTGGCAGAAAGTTGA